A single genomic interval of Agarivorans aestuarii harbors:
- a CDS encoding carbohydrate binding domain-containing protein: MTLLKSLALAAGLFTVATGVTAANLDISLDSGNRWDQVNAGDDGWGDGAGAFSFNGETATVTVNDKASNPWHIQLKRPRVKLEKGQTYNITAEVTATEKSPLTIIVQKDSGDYATYYAEELSVSPNSQTFDLTFKAPKSDSKAAFAFFVGGGKPGVTYSFKNIRLKSAN, from the coding sequence ATGACATTACTTAAATCCTTAGCATTAGCAGCCGGTTTGTTTACCGTTGCAACAGGTGTAACAGCAGCAAACTTAGATATTAGTTTGGATAGTGGAAATCGATGGGACCAGGTTAATGCTGGTGACGACGGATGGGGTGATGGCGCTGGTGCTTTTAGTTTTAATGGTGAAACCGCTACGGTAACCGTTAATGATAAAGCCAGTAACCCTTGGCATATTCAACTTAAGCGCCCACGAGTGAAATTAGAGAAAGGCCAAACTTATAATATTACTGCTGAAGTAACCGCTACTGAGAAAAGCCCATTAACCATTATTGTGCAAAAAGACTCCGGCGATTATGCAACTTACTACGCTGAAGAGTTATCGGTAAGCCCAAATTCCCAAACATTTGATTTAACTTTTAAAGCGCCGAAAAGTGACTCCAAAGCCGCCTTCGCATTTTTTGTTGGTGGCGGCAAACCTGGTGTAACTTACAGCTTTAAAAATATTCGCCTAAAAAGTGCGAATTAG
- a CDS encoding glycoside hydrolase family 52 protein — translation MEQNQQFFHAHHSPMGALASFTVGEFGEHGGMGLELGAPFAGNVFVGYQDGEGVVNAFPFYKGANDQSERYVQKDDTSSLTERLFDDIQRDYRWATDTFAAPGISFKVLSPFFEVPDPSLAEHKKLKQASCPAVYVELSFNNTSEKDWTGFFALQGDELRWNKLLDGDANGMVGVTCRDNIGIATQSPGARAFSHFSVQSALSKIGNNDCFMLGPTAGVMVDVKAGETITLRLALGFYLGGNVTFNRTMQYYYTQHFTGLTDVLAYGLEHFDNYAAIAAASDKQLAASKLNSHQQFLLAHATRSYYGSTQWLFDGTEPVWVVNEGEYLMMNTLDLTVDMLFFEMQQNPWTVKNTLEQFLKQYSFYDEIFDPAKPKQNHKGGISFTHDMGVSNNWSPKGHSSYEVAGLDRLCFSHMTYEQLTNWVLCCGVYVSKTNDQDFATEQRGTLIDCLQSLLNRDHPDAEQRDGIMSFESARTEQGGEITTYDSLDHSLGQARGNIYLAGKSWAAYLAIAKVLQDLGESEQAEIALAAAKRCADKLSNSFDRQLGYIPAVLDGHSTSAIIPAIEALVYPYEMGLLEAVSEQGPYGEYIKVLKTHLKYILNDEHCLYPDGAWKLSSTADNSWVSKIYLNQYVARKVLNIDLANSVEADAAHQRWQTLGASKHACCDQFSSGKPIGSLYYPRCVTNILWLNE, via the coding sequence ATGGAACAAAATCAGCAGTTTTTTCATGCGCACCACTCGCCTATGGGCGCGTTAGCGAGTTTTACAGTAGGGGAGTTTGGCGAGCATGGAGGAATGGGGCTGGAGTTAGGTGCGCCTTTCGCTGGTAACGTATTTGTAGGTTATCAAGACGGTGAAGGGGTAGTTAACGCGTTTCCATTTTATAAAGGTGCAAACGATCAAAGTGAACGATATGTGCAAAAGGATGATACCTCTAGCCTAACGGAACGCTTGTTTGACGATATCCAGCGTGATTATCGTTGGGCCACTGATACTTTTGCTGCGCCGGGCATTTCTTTTAAGGTGCTGAGCCCGTTTTTTGAAGTGCCAGACCCAAGTTTGGCCGAGCACAAAAAGCTTAAGCAAGCCAGCTGTCCGGCGGTATACGTTGAGCTGAGCTTTAATAATACTTCTGAGAAAGACTGGACCGGCTTTTTTGCCCTGCAAGGTGACGAGCTACGTTGGAACAAACTATTAGATGGCGATGCCAATGGCATGGTAGGGGTAACTTGCCGTGACAACATAGGTATTGCTACACAAAGCCCTGGCGCACGTGCTTTTAGCCACTTCTCGGTGCAAAGCGCCTTGAGTAAAATCGGCAATAATGACTGCTTTATGTTAGGCCCCACTGCCGGTGTAATGGTTGACGTGAAAGCCGGTGAAACAATAACGCTGCGTTTAGCGCTAGGCTTTTACTTGGGCGGAAATGTTACTTTTAACCGCACTATGCAATATTACTACACCCAGCATTTTACTGGCTTAACCGATGTGCTTGCTTACGGCCTAGAGCACTTTGACAACTATGCAGCTATCGCTGCAGCGTCAGACAAGCAGCTAGCTGCTAGTAAACTTAATAGCCATCAGCAGTTTTTGCTAGCGCATGCTACCCGCAGTTATTACGGCTCTACTCAGTGGTTATTTGATGGCACCGAGCCAGTTTGGGTGGTTAATGAAGGCGAGTATTTGATGATGAATACTCTCGATCTAACCGTTGATATGCTGTTTTTTGAGATGCAGCAAAACCCGTGGACCGTGAAAAACACCTTAGAGCAGTTCCTTAAGCAATATAGTTTTTATGACGAGATCTTTGATCCGGCTAAGCCAAAGCAAAACCATAAGGGCGGTATCTCATTTACTCACGACATGGGTGTATCGAATAACTGGAGTCCAAAAGGCCATAGCTCATACGAAGTAGCGGGTTTAGATCGTTTGTGTTTTAGTCATATGACTTACGAGCAGCTAACTAACTGGGTATTGTGTTGTGGCGTTTATGTAAGCAAAACCAATGACCAAGACTTTGCCACTGAACAGCGCGGTACTTTAATCGATTGTTTACAGTCTTTGCTTAACCGTGACCATCCAGATGCTGAGCAGCGTGATGGGATTATGAGCTTTGAATCCGCTCGCACCGAGCAAGGCGGCGAGATTACCACCTACGATTCACTCGACCACAGTTTAGGCCAAGCGCGCGGTAATATTTACCTCGCAGGTAAGAGCTGGGCGGCGTATTTAGCCATTGCTAAAGTGTTGCAAGATCTTGGTGAAAGCGAGCAAGCAGAGATTGCCTTAGCCGCAGCTAAGCGCTGCGCCGATAAGCTAAGCAACAGTTTTGATAGGCAACTGGGTTATATTCCGGCGGTGCTTGATGGTCATTCTACCAGTGCGATTATTCCGGCCATTGAAGCCCTAGTTTACCCTTATGAAATGGGCTTGCTAGAAGCGGTGTCAGAGCAAGGCCCTTATGGGGAATACATTAAAGTACTCAAAACTCACCTAAAATACATATTAAACGATGAGCATTGCTTGTACCCTGATGGCGCATGGAAGCTCTCATCTACCGCCGATAACTCTTGGGTAAGTAAAATTTATTTAAACCAATATGTCGCGCGTAAAGTATTAAACATAGACCTAGCCAATAGTGTGGAAGCTGATGCAGCGCACCAACGCTGGCAAACGCTAGGAGCAAGCAAACATGCGTGTTGTGATCAGTTCAGTTCGGGCAAGCCAATTGGTAGTTTGTATTATCCGCGCTGTGTGACCAACATCCTATGGTTGAATGAATAA
- a CDS encoding ABC transporter ATP-binding protein, with protein sequence MAAVTFNNLKKRFGKTEVVKSFDLHINDGEFVVLLGPSGCGKSTTLRMLAGLEDISDGEIFIADELVNDLHPMERNIAMVFQSYALYPHMSVEQNIAFGLKMTGVAKEEIAKRVKYAADMLELTPLLQRKPKELSGGQRQRVAMGRAMVRTPEVFLFDEPLSNLDAKLRGSMRAEIKTLHDKLGTTTLYVTHDQVEAMTLADRIVILKDGYIEQVGTPKQIFEEPANKFVASFIGAPEMNMIPATIKKAGTVSSLVFSDQHIDLPAMYSEDNQVCTLGIRPSDLYLHQRSIESETIGSVKADVIGVELLGSTYHVQCELDGARFIAEVAIADDVNADMEDKVELFFDISRIHLFNNETGKAILPKMN encoded by the coding sequence ATGGCAGCAGTTACATTTAATAATTTGAAAAAACGTTTTGGTAAAACGGAAGTAGTGAAAAGCTTCGACTTGCACATTAATGATGGCGAGTTTGTAGTTTTGCTTGGCCCTTCTGGTTGTGGTAAATCAACAACGCTAAGAATGCTGGCTGGCTTGGAAGATATTTCAGATGGTGAAATCTTCATCGCCGATGAACTCGTTAACGACCTACACCCAATGGAACGTAACATCGCCATGGTGTTCCAAAGCTATGCGCTATACCCACACATGAGCGTTGAGCAAAACATTGCCTTTGGTTTGAAAATGACCGGTGTTGCCAAAGAAGAAATTGCCAAGCGTGTTAAATACGCGGCAGACATGTTGGAGCTAACACCTTTACTACAACGTAAGCCTAAAGAGTTATCTGGTGGTCAACGTCAACGGGTGGCAATGGGCCGCGCAATGGTACGTACTCCAGAAGTATTCTTATTCGATGAGCCTTTATCTAACCTAGATGCCAAGCTTCGTGGCTCGATGCGCGCTGAGATTAAAACTCTGCACGACAAACTAGGCACTACTACTCTCTATGTAACCCACGACCAAGTGGAAGCCATGACTTTGGCAGATCGTATCGTAATTCTTAAAGACGGTTACATTGAGCAAGTGGGCACACCAAAACAAATCTTTGAAGAGCCAGCCAACAAGTTTGTGGCCTCATTCATTGGTGCACCAGAAATGAATATGATCCCAGCAACCATTAAGAAAGCTGGCACAGTTTCTAGCTTGGTATTTTCCGACCAACACATCGACTTACCTGCGATGTACAGCGAAGACAACCAAGTATGTACCTTGGGCATTCGTCCAAGTGACCTGTATCTACATCAACGTTCTATTGAATCAGAAACCATTGGTAGCGTAAAAGCTGATGTTATCGGCGTCGAGCTTCTTGGTTCTACCTACCACGTGCAGTGTGAGCTGGATGGTGCACGCTTTATTGCAGAAGTAGCAATAGCTGACGATGTGAACGCTGATATGGAAGATAAAGTGGAGTTGTTCTTCGATATCTCGCGGATCCACTTGTTTAACAATGAAACCGGAAAGGCAATTTTGCCAAAAATGAACTAG
- a CDS encoding helix-turn-helix domain-containing protein, with product MRKDNAVLLLLDVKHPYDREILQGITHNPSPMARWIQPEVMTIAEANLVKLDRFCGVIADFDKPGVAAFCEKLSLPLVAISGSRLSLPSQAHLARVSPDSFAIVELIVQSFLAKGIRRVGFFSGVPAFTAPWVKERKFALAKIALKYRLEYVELTVPELVTPESTVGVVAASDTQARQFASLCNDQNISVPEHYSLIGIDADPTESALSPISLCSAVLPIRQIGEQALAVLQEQIDGKPEREVLVPATELVSGASADKVTQTDPLITKALFFLNSNFHRRIKVEQVVDYCAVSRKTLETRFKQVLGKTVHQQLHQVRMEFAKQQLTSTTSSVDAIADAAGFSNQHYLYYLFRQEMEMTPNQYRQKFA from the coding sequence ATGCGTAAAGATAACGCTGTATTGTTATTATTGGATGTTAAACATCCCTATGACCGAGAGATATTGCAGGGCATTACGCATAACCCTAGTCCTATGGCTCGTTGGATTCAGCCAGAAGTAATGACCATCGCAGAAGCCAACTTGGTGAAGCTTGATCGCTTCTGTGGCGTAATCGCCGATTTTGATAAACCTGGCGTGGCTGCTTTCTGTGAAAAACTTTCACTGCCCTTAGTGGCTATTTCTGGTTCTCGCTTAAGCCTTCCTTCTCAAGCCCATTTAGCAAGAGTGAGCCCCGATAGTTTCGCCATTGTAGAGCTCATTGTGCAGTCGTTCTTAGCCAAAGGCATTCGCCGAGTTGGTTTTTTCAGTGGAGTGCCTGCTTTTACCGCCCCTTGGGTGAAAGAGCGGAAATTTGCTCTAGCTAAAATTGCCCTTAAATATCGCCTCGAATATGTAGAGTTAACTGTTCCTGAGTTGGTGACGCCAGAGAGCACTGTAGGTGTGGTAGCGGCTTCTGATACTCAGGCCAGGCAGTTTGCCAGCCTATGCAACGATCAAAACATTAGTGTACCCGAGCACTATTCGTTAATTGGTATCGATGCAGACCCTACTGAAAGCGCTTTATCACCTATCTCTTTGTGCTCTGCTGTATTGCCTATCCGGCAAATTGGTGAGCAGGCCTTGGCGGTGCTGCAAGAACAAATCGATGGTAAGCCAGAGCGTGAAGTATTGGTGCCCGCTACCGAGTTGGTGAGTGGCGCATCTGCTGACAAGGTTACTCAAACCGATCCCTTGATCACTAAGGCGCTATTCTTTTTGAACAGTAATTTTCACCGTCGGATTAAAGTAGAGCAAGTTGTCGACTATTGTGCGGTATCTCGCAAAACCCTTGAAACAAGATTCAAACAGGTTCTTGGTAAAACGGTACATCAGCAATTACACCAAGTACGTATGGAGTTTGCTAAGCAGCAGCTGACTTCAACCACTTCTTCAGTGGATGCCATCGCCGACGCCGCGGGCTTCTCCAACCAGCACTATTTATACTATTTGTTTCGGCAGGAGATGGAGATGACACCCAACCAATACAGACAAAAGTTTGCGTGA
- a CDS encoding carbohydrate binding domain-containing protein has translation MKGFYVFFTVLASCFLVACANTENSGSGSEDDQFAIPMMVTYTLNNGKGWEKVSAGLQGWGDGVADFSLANEQANIKVKKKASNPWHIQIKRPVALLEDMNYELSVEASASEPSNMVIAVQQNYGEYITYFYRTELVGTDSKLYTYEFTMPSDERKGTFSIMFGEADRGVSYSLSNIKLNSTY, from the coding sequence ATGAAAGGTTTTTATGTTTTTTTCACTGTCCTTGCTAGTTGTTTTTTAGTGGCGTGTGCCAATACAGAAAACTCCGGGAGCGGCAGCGAAGATGATCAATTCGCAATTCCAATGATGGTCACCTACACCCTTAACAACGGCAAAGGCTGGGAAAAAGTGAGCGCAGGCTTACAAGGTTGGGGAGATGGTGTTGCAGATTTCAGTTTAGCGAATGAACAAGCCAATATTAAAGTTAAAAAGAAAGCGAGTAATCCTTGGCATATTCAAATAAAGCGTCCCGTAGCTTTATTGGAAGATATGAATTACGAGCTAAGTGTTGAGGCTTCAGCTAGTGAGCCAAGCAATATGGTGATTGCTGTTCAACAAAATTACGGTGAGTACATTACTTATTTTTATCGTACGGAATTAGTTGGCACCGATAGCAAACTGTATACCTACGAATTCACCATGCCCAGTGACGAGAGGAAGGGAACTTTTTCTATTATGTTTGGCGAGGCTGACCGAGGGGTGAGCTACAGCCTAAGTAATATCAAACTGAATTCCACCTACTAG
- a CDS encoding carbohydrate ABC transporter permease — MSSVESAVRPPVVKNRKRTLKQRLNASGYKWAPYVFVSPFFVIFAVFGLFPLLFSLFLSFHYWEPAAGLGAMEWVGIENFTFTLTDDWFQTSVYNTIWIALAAGIPQHVVAIPLAYFLHTSFKRSRNTVVGMYFLPFITSSVAISLVFTTLFSRDFGMINMLFTSAGNWTVGDIQPLAWLFPTANIDWNRPEYTKTMIAFVVFWRYVGWNTVLYLSAMQTIPKDLYEAATVDGAKRWQQFWYITVPMLKPMMFFAVTLTIIGNLQLFEEPFIITGGTGGIEQAGKTAAMHMYITAFVEGDFGTASAVSWILFALIAFLTWGNNKLLGEKK; from the coding sequence ATGTCTTCTGTCGAGTCTGCCGTAAGACCACCAGTAGTTAAAAATAGAAAGCGGACCCTAAAGCAGCGACTAAATGCTAGTGGCTATAAGTGGGCTCCTTACGTATTTGTTAGTCCATTTTTTGTTATTTTTGCTGTGTTTGGGTTATTTCCCTTACTGTTTTCTTTATTTCTATCGTTTCATTACTGGGAGCCGGCTGCTGGTTTAGGTGCCATGGAATGGGTAGGTATCGAGAACTTTACCTTCACCTTAACCGATGATTGGTTCCAAACATCTGTTTACAACACTATATGGATCGCCTTAGCTGCGGGTATTCCCCAGCATGTGGTGGCTATTCCATTAGCTTATTTCTTACATACCAGCTTTAAACGCAGCCGTAACACGGTAGTGGGTATGTACTTCTTACCTTTCATTACCTCGTCGGTGGCGATTTCATTGGTATTCACTACCTTGTTCTCGCGTGACTTCGGCATGATTAACATGCTATTTACCTCGGCGGGTAACTGGACAGTTGGCGACATTCAACCTCTGGCTTGGTTATTCCCAACCGCCAACATTGATTGGAACCGCCCTGAATACACTAAAACCATGATTGCTTTCGTAGTGTTCTGGCGCTACGTGGGGTGGAACACCGTATTGTACTTATCTGCAATGCAAACCATTCCAAAAGATTTATATGAAGCGGCCACTGTGGATGGCGCTAAACGTTGGCAACAATTCTGGTACATCACTGTGCCTATGCTTAAGCCGATGATGTTCTTCGCGGTAACCTTAACCATTATTGGTAACCTGCAGTTGTTTGAAGAACCGTTCATTATTACCGGTGGTACGGGTGGTATTGAGCAAGCAGGTAAAACTGCCGCAATGCACATGTACATTACCGCATTCGTAGAGGGTGACTTTGGTACTGCATCAGCTGTCTCTTGGATTCTGTTTGCTTTGATTGCCTTCCTCACCTGGGGTAACAACAAATTGCTCGGTGAGAAGAAGTAG
- a CDS encoding PKD domain-containing protein, with amino-acid sequence MPLFNKYLSIKTAVSLLSALVLAACGGGGSETAAPEPVAQVPQNNIGNAYILDTHADAGLLSGTIAITLNQQTENPNAAADSVWVYWADENGQATGEAWFKSSANNPYSIALPPQSSIPANTSALVLHPTNALGLSERGTLVPFHDFKGNAQLSGPGGSYLTPWQYGDDRPYIAVQRIDHQGGVCIFDNGLVSVIDMQNQTDPRAHDGAQAALTANEQAYPAYEFLCSDNPVNTHKPLADDQGIWTYSAINDAMFYGTVVYKVFLEQLKEPPLADKLRIRVHYGSQSSQYIFWDGAYANFSDGVPLFLNLATLDHIAHEVAHGVLNRISPLDGFEQNISVDAQTVHEAFADISGVMVKHAFSGGDDVWVHGEESAGYTRQLDQIETEGGAIASYLDYEDAGDNYYLRIGMLSYPFYLLANKWGIAPTYQVYVNAAKHCWQPNLSLESAAHCIKQQALAAGYAADDVNQAFKAVKIKLFDEGVLSHYRYQANEEGIQFSDNSRSTSEVVSWHWDFGDDSSSNLANPSHNFTEGRYQVTLRVTDQSNDQDSFTRTLVVN; translated from the coding sequence ATGCCCCTATTCAACAAATACTTATCGATAAAAACTGCTGTTAGCCTGCTAAGCGCCTTAGTACTCGCTGCTTGTGGCGGTGGAGGGAGCGAAACTGCAGCCCCAGAGCCTGTGGCTCAAGTGCCACAAAACAATATTGGCAATGCCTATATCCTTGATACTCACGCGGATGCAGGTTTGTTAAGCGGTACTATAGCCATCACGTTAAACCAACAAACTGAAAACCCTAATGCAGCTGCAGATTCGGTGTGGGTATATTGGGCCGATGAAAATGGACAAGCCACTGGTGAAGCGTGGTTTAAAAGCAGCGCCAATAATCCCTATTCTATTGCACTACCACCACAAAGCAGTATTCCAGCAAATACTAGCGCGCTAGTATTGCACCCAACTAATGCTCTAGGTCTGTCTGAGCGAGGCACACTTGTTCCGTTTCATGACTTCAAAGGTAATGCACAATTATCAGGACCAGGGGGGAGCTACTTAACCCCATGGCAATATGGCGACGACCGCCCATACATTGCCGTGCAACGCATTGATCATCAAGGCGGAGTATGTATTTTTGATAATGGCTTAGTCAGTGTGATTGATATGCAAAATCAAACCGACCCTCGCGCCCACGATGGCGCGCAAGCGGCACTCACAGCCAACGAGCAAGCCTACCCGGCCTATGAGTTTTTGTGCAGCGACAACCCGGTTAATACTCACAAACCCTTAGCCGATGACCAGGGCATATGGACTTACTCGGCCATTAATGACGCCATGTTTTACGGCACAGTTGTATACAAGGTATTCTTAGAGCAACTCAAAGAACCGCCTTTGGCAGACAAATTACGCATTAGAGTGCATTACGGTAGCCAGTCCTCCCAGTATATTTTTTGGGATGGCGCTTACGCCAACTTTAGCGATGGAGTACCTCTGTTTCTAAATTTAGCCACCCTCGATCATATCGCTCATGAAGTAGCCCACGGGGTGTTAAATAGAATTAGTCCACTTGATGGATTTGAGCAGAACATTAGCGTAGACGCGCAAACAGTGCATGAAGCCTTTGCCGACATATCTGGAGTCATGGTGAAACATGCCTTTAGCGGCGGTGATGATGTATGGGTTCATGGTGAAGAATCAGCCGGTTATACCCGCCAGTTAGATCAAATCGAAACAGAAGGTGGTGCTATTGCCAGTTATCTAGATTATGAGGATGCGGGAGACAACTACTACCTGCGTATTGGCATGCTAAGTTACCCCTTCTACCTTCTGGCAAATAAGTGGGGAATTGCGCCAACTTACCAAGTTTATGTGAATGCCGCTAAACATTGCTGGCAGCCAAACTTAAGCCTTGAAAGCGCCGCCCACTGTATCAAGCAACAAGCACTAGCGGCAGGTTATGCTGCTGATGATGTGAATCAAGCCTTTAAAGCGGTGAAGATAAAACTGTTTGATGAAGGTGTATTAAGCCACTATCGCTATCAAGCAAATGAGGAAGGCATTCAGTTTAGCGACAACAGTCGCAGCACCAGTGAGGTTGTGAGTTGGCATTGGGACTTTGGCGATGACAGCAGCTCAAACCTGGCTAACCCTTCCCATAACTTTACAGAAGGCCGTTACCAAGTCACCTTAAGGGTCACCGATCAAAGCAACGACCAAGACAGCTTTACTCGCACTCTTGTGGTTAACTAA
- a CDS encoding ABC transporter substrate-binding protein produces MFNKKKLGTVALALGTTLALTATSAWAKTTLTVASFPSFDQAVNSAIPLYKKLHPEVEIKLVSLAYGDHHNAMTTALATGGNLPDVMGIEYGYIGRFAASGGLEDLRAAPYSAEQYEKLFSKFTVPLATGGSGTLAAIPADIGPGALFYREDILEKAGVTKEDLTKDWDSYIAAGKKIKEATGSYLVSSATDIKDIVIRSGLKDGQGIYFDADNTITVESDRFKEAFRLAKAVREAGIDAQVGAWSSEWTEGLRRGTIASQMMGAWLGGHLNGWIAPESKGLWRSSHLPAGAYASWGGSFYGIPKKAKNKEAAWEFIKFMTLNKEMQIAAFRDLDAFPALIEAQNDDFVNQPIEYLGGQVARVEWKEAADRIPAMDVHKHDPVAEQIVNDALEAVLERDADIDTVLADAAKQIKRRARR; encoded by the coding sequence ATGTTTAATAAAAAGAAACTTGGAACAGTAGCGTTAGCCCTAGGCACTACGCTGGCGTTAACCGCAACGTCAGCATGGGCAAAAACTACCCTAACAGTTGCTTCATTCCCAAGCTTTGACCAAGCGGTAAACTCAGCAATTCCGCTATACAAAAAGCTTCACCCAGAAGTAGAAATTAAATTAGTTTCACTTGCATATGGTGACCACCACAATGCAATGACCACTGCTCTAGCGACCGGCGGTAATCTGCCTGACGTAATGGGTATTGAATATGGCTACATTGGCCGCTTTGCTGCTTCTGGTGGCTTGGAAGATCTGCGTGCCGCTCCTTACAGCGCAGAGCAATACGAAAAACTATTCTCTAAGTTCACTGTTCCACTAGCTACTGGTGGTAGTGGTACTTTGGCAGCTATCCCAGCCGATATTGGCCCAGGTGCTTTGTTCTACCGTGAAGATATCTTAGAAAAAGCGGGTGTAACTAAAGAAGACCTAACTAAAGACTGGGATTCTTACATTGCTGCTGGTAAGAAAATTAAAGAAGCGACAGGTTCTTACTTGGTATCAAGTGCTACCGACATCAAAGACATTGTAATCCGCAGTGGCTTAAAAGATGGCCAAGGTATCTACTTTGATGCAGACAACACCATCACTGTTGAGTCAGACCGCTTTAAAGAAGCTTTCCGTTTAGCTAAAGCTGTTCGTGAAGCAGGTATCGATGCTCAAGTTGGCGCATGGAGTTCTGAGTGGACTGAAGGTCTGCGTCGCGGCACTATCGCTTCACAAATGATGGGTGCTTGGTTAGGCGGTCACTTAAATGGTTGGATTGCCCCAGAGAGTAAAGGTTTATGGCGTTCATCTCACCTACCTGCTGGCGCATATGCAAGCTGGGGTGGTTCGTTCTACGGTATTCCTAAGAAAGCTAAAAACAAAGAAGCAGCTTGGGAATTCATTAAGTTCATGACGCTAAATAAAGAAATGCAAATTGCTGCATTCCGTGATTTAGACGCTTTCCCTGCTCTTATTGAAGCTCAAAACGATGATTTTGTTAATCAACCAATTGAGTACTTAGGCGGCCAAGTGGCTCGCGTAGAGTGGAAAGAAGCTGCTGACCGTATTCCAGCAATGGACGTACACAAGCATGATCCAGTTGCTGAGCAAATCGTAAATGATGCCTTAGAAGCTGTACTAGAGCGTGACGCTGACATTGACACTGTGTTGGCTGATGCTGCGAAACAAATCAAACGTCGCGCTAGACGTTAA